A single window of Pectobacterium parmentieri DNA harbors:
- a CDS encoding succinate dehydrogenase iron-sulfur subunit translates to MKLEFSIYRYNPDVDDAPRMQDYQLEAEEGRDMMLLDALMLLKEQDPTLSFRRSCREGVCGSDGVNMNGKNGLACITPVSALQRGKSKIVIRPLPGLPVVRDLVVDMGQFYAQYEKIKPYLLNNGKNPPAREHLQSPEQRAKLDGLYECIMCACCSTSCPSFWWNPDKFVGPAGLLAAYRFLIDSRDTETTPRLDDLDDAFSVFRCHGIMNCVSVCPKGLNPTKAIGHIKSMLLHRSA, encoded by the coding sequence ATGAAACTCGAATTTTCCATTTATCGTTACAACCCGGATGTTGACGATGCGCCGCGGATGCAGGATTACCAGTTGGAGGCGGAAGAAGGCCGCGACATGATGCTGCTGGATGCGCTGATGCTGCTGAAAGAACAAGATCCAACGCTTTCATTCCGTCGCTCCTGCCGTGAAGGTGTCTGTGGCTCCGACGGCGTTAACATGAACGGCAAAAATGGCTTGGCCTGTATTACGCCGGTTTCCGCGTTACAGCGCGGAAAGAGCAAAATTGTTATCCGTCCTTTACCGGGATTGCCGGTTGTGCGTGATTTGGTAGTGGACATGGGACAGTTCTATGCTCAATATGAGAAAATAAAGCCTTACCTGTTGAATAATGGGAAAAATCCACCAGCGCGTGAGCATCTGCAATCGCCTGAACAACGTGCCAAGCTGGATGGGTTGTATGAATGTATTATGTGTGCATGCTGTTCAACGTCTTGCCCGTCGTTCTGGTGGAACCCAGACAAGTTTGTTGGGCCTGCGGGGCTGCTGGCTGCGTACCGTTTCCTGATTGACAGTCGTGATACGGAAACTACGCCACGGTTGGACGATCTGGACGATGCATTTAGCGTTTTCCGCTGCCACGGTATCATGAACTGCGTCAGCGTCTGTCCGAAAGGACTGAACCCGACTAAGGCTATCGGCCATATTAAATCGATGTTACTGCACCGCAGCGCGTAA
- the sucA gene encoding 2-oxoglutarate dehydrogenase E1 component has protein sequence MQNGAMKAWLDSSYLAGANQSYIEQLYEDFLTDPDSIEHSWRSIFQQLPTSGVKPDQLHSKTRDYFRRLAKDSSRFTSSVTDPDIDVKQVKVLQLINAFRFRGHQQANLDPIFLRPQEPVAELDLDYHNLTQDDLQESFNVGSFAIGKDTMKLEDLYDALKRTYCGSIGAEYMHITSTEEKRWIQQRIESVTGQPSFTVEEKRRFLKELTAAEGLERYLGAKYPGAKRFSLEGGDALVPMLKELIRHAGANDTREVVLGMAHRGRLNVLINVLGKKSQDLFDEFAGKHKEHLGTGDVKYHQGFSSEFETAGGLVHLALAFNPSHLEIVSPVVTGSVRARLDRLNSQSGPRVLPITIHGDAAVSGQGVVQELLNMSTVRGYEVGGTLRIVINNRIGFTTSNPLDIRSTEYCTDIGKMVQAPIFHVNADDPEAVAFVTRLALDFRNAFKRDVFIDLICYRRHGHNEADEPSATQPMMYQKIKKHPTPRKVYADRLEQNKTITLEDATEMVNLYRDALDAGECVVEEWREMDMQSFTWTPYLNHEWDEPYPHATEMKRLQELAKRISEVPEGIDVHPRVAKVYADRAEMAAGNKPFDWGGAETLAYATLVDEGIPIRLSGEDSGRGTFFHRHAVVHNQINGSSYTPLNHVHNGQGEFNVWDSVLSEEAILAFEYGYATAEPRTLTIWEAQFGDFANGAQVVIDQFISSGEQKWGRMCGLVMLLPHGYEGQGPEHSSARLERYLQLCAEQNMQVCIPSTPAQVYHMLRRQALRGMRRPLVVMSPKSLLRHPLAISSLDELANGSFQPAIGEVEELDPAAVKRVVLCSGKVYYDLLEQRRKNEQKDVAIVRIEQLYPFPHQAVQAALEPFSQVHDFVWCQEEPLNQGAWYCSQHHLREVIPFGSSLRYAGRPASASPAVGYMSVHQKQQKDLVDDALNVD, from the coding sequence ATGCAGAACGGCGCGATGAAGGCCTGGCTGGATTCCTCCTATTTGGCGGGTGCGAATCAGTCCTACATAGAGCAACTCTATGAAGATTTTTTAACCGATCCTGACTCGATCGAACATAGCTGGCGCTCGATCTTCCAGCAACTGCCTACGAGCGGGGTCAAACCGGATCAACTCCATTCCAAAACGCGCGACTATTTCCGCCGTCTGGCGAAAGACTCTTCGCGCTTTACCTCATCTGTCACCGATCCCGATATTGATGTCAAGCAGGTCAAGGTATTGCAACTGATCAATGCATTCCGCTTCCGTGGGCATCAGCAGGCCAATCTGGACCCGATTTTCCTGCGTCCTCAGGAGCCGGTTGCAGAACTGGATCTGGATTATCATAACCTGACTCAGGATGACCTACAGGAATCCTTCAACGTGGGTTCTTTTGCCATCGGCAAAGACACCATGAAGCTGGAAGATCTGTATGACGCGCTGAAACGCACCTATTGCGGTTCTATCGGTGCGGAGTATATGCATATTACCAGCACGGAAGAGAAACGTTGGATCCAGCAACGTATTGAATCGGTAACCGGTCAACCGTCGTTTACGGTAGAAGAGAAACGCCGTTTCCTGAAAGAGTTAACCGCAGCCGAAGGGCTGGAGCGTTATCTGGGGGCCAAATATCCTGGCGCCAAGCGTTTCTCTCTGGAAGGCGGTGACGCACTGGTTCCGATGCTGAAAGAACTGATTCGCCATGCTGGTGCAAACGATACGCGTGAAGTTGTATTGGGGATGGCACACCGTGGTCGCCTTAACGTGCTGATCAACGTGTTGGGCAAAAAATCTCAGGATCTGTTCGACGAATTTGCCGGTAAGCATAAAGAGCACCTGGGTACAGGTGACGTTAAATATCACCAAGGCTTCTCGTCTGAATTTGAGACTGCTGGTGGTCTGGTACACTTGGCGCTGGCGTTCAACCCTTCGCATTTGGAGATCGTCAGCCCGGTTGTGACGGGATCGGTTCGTGCGCGTCTTGACCGCCTGAATAGCCAGAGCGGTCCACGTGTTTTGCCGATCACCATTCACGGCGATGCAGCAGTCAGTGGTCAGGGCGTGGTGCAGGAACTGTTGAATATGTCGACAGTGCGTGGTTATGAAGTTGGCGGTACGCTGCGTATTGTCATTAACAACCGTATTGGCTTCACGACGTCTAACCCACTGGATATCCGCTCCACCGAATACTGTACCGATATCGGCAAAATGGTGCAGGCACCGATTTTCCACGTTAATGCAGACGATCCGGAAGCCGTGGCGTTTGTTACTCGTCTGGCGCTGGATTTCCGTAACGCCTTCAAGCGCGATGTATTCATCGATTTGATTTGTTATCGTCGTCATGGCCATAACGAAGCTGATGAGCCAAGTGCAACGCAGCCGATGATGTACCAGAAGATCAAAAAACACCCGACGCCGCGTAAGGTGTATGCCGATCGCCTGGAACAGAATAAAACTATCACGCTGGAAGACGCCACCGAAATGGTCAACCTGTACCGCGATGCGCTGGATGCGGGTGAATGCGTGGTGGAAGAATGGCGTGAGATGGATATGCAGTCCTTTACCTGGACGCCGTATCTGAACCATGAGTGGGATGAACCTTATCCGCACGCAACGGAAATGAAACGTTTGCAGGAACTGGCGAAGCGTATCAGTGAAGTGCCGGAAGGGATTGACGTTCATCCTCGCGTTGCCAAAGTTTATGCTGACCGTGCCGAAATGGCCGCTGGCAACAAACCTTTCGACTGGGGTGGGGCAGAAACGCTGGCTTACGCTACGCTGGTTGATGAAGGGATCCCGATTCGTTTGTCTGGAGAGGACAGCGGTCGCGGTACGTTCTTCCATCGCCATGCAGTCGTGCATAACCAGATAAACGGTTCCAGTTATACACCGTTAAATCATGTGCATAACGGACAGGGCGAGTTTAACGTCTGGGACTCCGTGCTGTCAGAAGAAGCGATACTGGCGTTTGAATACGGCTATGCAACCGCAGAACCGCGCACGCTGACCATCTGGGAAGCGCAGTTTGGTGACTTTGCCAACGGTGCTCAGGTGGTGATCGACCAGTTCATCAGTTCCGGCGAGCAGAAGTGGGGCCGGATGTGTGGTCTGGTCATGCTGCTGCCGCATGGCTACGAAGGGCAAGGCCCGGAGCACTCGTCTGCCAGACTGGAGCGCTATCTGCAACTGTGTGCAGAGCAAAATATGCAGGTTTGTATTCCGTCAACACCGGCGCAGGTTTATCACATGCTTCGCCGTCAGGCGCTGCGCGGTATGCGCCGTCCGCTGGTGGTCATGTCGCCAAAATCTCTGCTGCGCCATCCGTTGGCGATCTCTTCACTGGATGAACTGGCAAATGGTTCCTTCCAGCCAGCGATTGGTGAAGTAGAAGAATTAGATCCAGCAGCCGTGAAGCGAGTCGTGCTTTGTTCCGGTAAGGTCTACTATGATTTGCTGGAGCAGCGCCGCAAGAACGAGCAAAAAGATGTCGCGATCGTCCGTATCGAACAGCTTTACCCGTTCCCGCATCAGGCTGTTCAAGCGGCACTGGAGCCTTTTTCCCAAGTCCATGATTTCGTATGGTGTCAGGAAGAGCCGCTGAATCAGGGAGCCTGGTATTGCAGTCAGCACCATCTCCGTGAAGTGATTCCGTTTGGATCTTCTTTACGTTATGCAGGACGCCCGGCGTCTGCATCACCTGCCGTTGGCTATATGTCCGTACACCAGAAACAACAGAAAGATCTGGTCGATGACGCGCTGAACGTTGATTAA
- the odhB gene encoding 2-oxoglutarate dehydrogenase complex dihydrolipoyllysine-residue succinyltransferase — translation MSSVDILVPDLPESVADATVATWHKKPGDSVQRDEVLVEIETDKVVLEVPASEAGVLDAVLEEEGATVTSRQLLGRIRRGDSSGKETGEKSQSKESTPAQRHTAGLEEENSDALSPAIRRLIAEHDLDASTIKGSGVGGRITREDVDKHLAAQKKDSGKAAKSEAPAASPAPVLGARSEKRVPMTRLRKRVAERLLEAKNSTAMLTTFNEINMQPIMDLRKQYGEAFEKRHGVRLGFMSFYIKAVVEALKRYPEVNASIDGEDVVYHNYFDVSIAVSTPRGLVTPVLRDVDALGMADIEKRIKELAVKGRDGKLTVEELLGGNFTITNGGVFGSLMSTPIINPPQSAILGMHAIKDRPMAVDGQVVILPMMYLALSYDHRLVDGRESVGFLVTVKEMLEDPARLLLDV, via the coding sequence ATGAGTAGCGTAGATATTCTTGTACCCGACCTGCCTGAATCTGTAGCTGACGCCACTGTTGCAACCTGGCATAAAAAACCAGGCGATAGCGTCCAGCGTGATGAAGTATTGGTTGAGATTGAAACTGACAAAGTGGTGCTGGAAGTGCCAGCCTCTGAAGCAGGCGTTCTGGATGCCGTGCTGGAAGAAGAAGGCGCGACGGTAACGTCTCGCCAACTGCTAGGCCGTATTCGCCGTGGTGATAGTTCCGGTAAAGAAACTGGCGAGAAATCGCAGAGTAAAGAATCGACGCCGGCACAGCGTCATACCGCTGGTCTGGAAGAAGAGAACAGCGATGCGCTTAGCCCGGCTATCCGCCGCCTGATTGCAGAGCACGATCTCGATGCGTCAACGATTAAAGGCAGCGGCGTGGGTGGTCGAATTACCCGTGAAGACGTGGATAAGCATTTGGCTGCTCAGAAGAAAGACTCTGGTAAAGCGGCTAAATCTGAAGCTCCGGCAGCTTCTCCTGCGCCTGTTCTGGGGGCGCGTAGCGAAAAACGCGTACCGATGACGCGCCTGCGTAAGCGTGTTGCTGAGCGTCTGCTGGAAGCGAAAAACAGCACCGCAATGTTGACGACGTTTAACGAAATCAACATGCAGCCGATCATGGATCTGCGCAAGCAATACGGTGAAGCGTTTGAGAAGCGTCACGGTGTGCGTCTGGGCTTCATGTCCTTCTACATCAAAGCCGTCGTTGAAGCGCTGAAACGTTACCCTGAAGTAAATGCCTCCATTGATGGCGAAGATGTGGTTTACCACAACTATTTCGATGTCAGCATTGCGGTTTCTACCCCGCGTGGTCTGGTCACGCCAGTACTGCGTGATGTCGATGCGCTGGGCATGGCCGACATTGAGAAGCGTATCAAAGAGCTGGCCGTGAAAGGCCGTGACGGCAAACTGACGGTTGAAGAACTGCTGGGTGGTAACTTCACGATTACCAATGGCGGTGTCTTTGGTTCTCTGATGTCTACCCCAATCATCAACCCACCGCAGAGTGCGATCCTGGGCATGCATGCCATTAAAGATCGCCCAATGGCAGTTGATGGTCAGGTGGTTATTTTGCCGATGATGTATCTGGCGCTGTCTTACGATCACCGCTTGGTCGATGGCCGTGAGTCCGTTGGCTTCCTCGTGACGGTGAAAGAAATGCTGGAAGATCCCGCGCGTCTGCTGCTAGACGTTTAA